DNA from Candidatus Thermoplasmatota archaeon:
CAGCAATGGATACTGCTCGGAGACCCGAGTTTAAAGATAGGGGGCTATCCATAATTTCTCCCTTCTTTTTTAAAGCCTGCCATTCTACAGACTGCTTTCGGAACTGCAGGTCGCAAAAATAAATTTTTATATACGCTTTGTATTATGAAGTCATGAAAAGAAAAGTTATTTTGATTATAGCCCTGGCGTTAACAGGAATTTTGAGTTCTGCCTCTCTCTCCGGCGTATATGTACAGAAAATGGCATTATCGGAAAATTCATGCAATAATGAAATTGGACAGGAGAAATACGGCTATGCCCTCTTAATAATAGCACCCTCCGCTTTTACCGAAAATCTGGAACCTCTTGTAACCCACAAAAATTCTCACGGAATGCAAACCATGCTCGTTTCCCTTGATGAAATATATAACGGCAATTATTTCACCGTTCAGGGCAGGGATGATGCAGAGAAGGTAAAATATTTCATTAAGAATGCAATAGAAGAATGGGGAATAAATTATGTAATGCTTGTCGGTGGAAGGCACGGCGGAATTCTTGAAGAAAAATGGTGGTGCCCGGTAAGATATTCATATCTGGGAGCTGACAGCGATTGGGAAAGATGCTATCTCAGCGATTTATATTTTGCCGATATTTACGACTCAAACGGAGATTTTTCAAGTTGGGATAACAATGGAAATGGCATATATGGAGAATGGGAAGGATACGGGGCAGAGGATGCACCCATAGACCTAAAGCCAGATGTATATGTAGGCAGGTGGCCAGCACGAGATGCCTTTGAAGTCAAAATAATGATGGAGAAGACTATGGAATATGAAAACAATGCTTATGGAAAAGAATGGTTTAATAAAATGGTCTGTGTTGCAGGGGATACCTATCCAGATGACCTAAATCCAGATTGGGTCGGATATGAAGGAGAAGAAGGAACGCAAAAGGCCATGGATTGGATGCCGGGATTTGATTACGTAAAACTTTGGACATCAGATGGCACATTTACCGGGAAGCAGGATGTAATAGATGCAATTAATCAGGGATGCGGCTTTCTTTTCTTTGACGGACACGGCAATCCAATGAATTGGGCGACCCATCCACCTAGTGACCATGAAACATGGATAGATGGTTTAGGTGTGAGGGATATGCCAAAACTTTCAAATGATGGTATGTATCCTGTCTGCGTAGTAGGCGGCTGCCACAATAGCCAGTTTAATGTAAGTGTAATTAATCTACTTAAGATTTGGCAGGGTCGTGAATGGATCAGTTATGTATGGAAAGGAGAAACAGCTCTAGAGTGCTGGAGCTGGCGACTTACACGTAAAATTGACGGGGGATCAATAGCCACCCTCGGATATTCTGCTCTCGGGTATACAAAAGAAGATAAAAATTTTACTGGTGAGGCAAGCGAATGGCTGGATACCCACTTCTTCTGGGAATATGGGATGAACGGAACAGATATTCTGGGAGAGATATGGGGGAACGTGATATCTGCCTACCTTGATACATATCCAATTGACTGGAATGCGTATGTAGAAAGCCCTACTGCCATTGATGCAAAAACAGCACAGGAATGGATACTGCTC
Protein-coding regions in this window:
- a CDS encoding C25 family cysteine peptidase, with the protein product MKRKVILIIALALTGILSSASLSGVYVQKMALSENSCNNEIGQEKYGYALLIIAPSAFTENLEPLVTHKNSHGMQTMLVSLDEIYNGNYFTVQGRDDAEKVKYFIKNAIEEWGINYVMLVGGRHGGILEEKWWCPVRYSYLGADSDWERCYLSDLYFADIYDSNGDFSSWDNNGNGIYGEWEGYGAEDAPIDLKPDVYVGRWPARDAFEVKIMMEKTMEYENNAYGKEWFNKMVCVAGDTYPDDLNPDWVGYEGEEGTQKAMDWMPGFDYVKLWTSDGTFTGKQDVIDAINQGCGFLFFDGHGNPMNWATHPPSDHETWIDGLGVRDMPKLSNDGMYPVCVVGGCHNSQFNVSVINLLKIWQGREWISYVWKGETALECWSWRLTRKIDGGSIATLGYSALGYTKEDKNFTGEASEWLDTHFFWEYGMNGTDILGEIWGNVISAYLDTYPIDWNAYVESPTAIDAKTAQEWILLGDPSLKIGGYP